The segment TCTTTGACATACCCACTGTGAAAAAAGCGTACGGAGGCCGCGGGGACGGAGAAAAGTGATTTTCCTCCCATAGAAAGAGCAGCCCGACCACACTCAGAGCCCCGTTGGCTGGCGATCACTGGCAGTTGGCACTGGGTGACGTCTACTTCCGTTCGCCATGTTGCTTCTGAAATCAAATTACGTCACGGCCGCGAAACTTTGAATAgcctacattttttttttttttttttacttactcGGTTTCCACttttcctgaaaaaaaaaaaaaaaaaaaaatatatttgcgaaaTCACGCTGcaaaaagtttcaaataatGTCTGTATATGACATTGAGAGAATTAATCTTtggaagattaaaaatatattgtctcatcttttagtatatattaataagaaagagatataCAGGATTTTCGAAAAGTTCGAAAATGGAATATCTCGAAACGcgaaaataaagcattttagagaaaaatgtttgaaattttctaaaatagttTATTGTCGAGATATTCGAGCGTTTCCGGACTTTTCGAAAACCATGTATGATGTATTCATAAGGAAgattagtaaatataaattcggaTGTGTCTttgcttaataattttattaataaacgcgTTGCGAGATAACTTCAATTAGAggtttatgaaattatttccatCTGTAAATCCACACGCGTTAAACACGTTGctcaacgaaaaaaataattttttttttattataattgcttattatactttatacacCATACGATAGTATCTTAATTCATTTTACGACAAAAGTGCGtttatgaaattgaaaaaataatcttcatCTCTTATATTTCGCGTTTCAAATGCATGTAGAGGAACAGAGGAACGAAAACGTTATGTGAAACACGTGACTACATACGAGactaatgttattaaatttcaatacgaatgaattattattatttatattaatacttaaactatcaaatatgtataattacatcGCAACAAATCAGCCTAAGGATACTTGACATTTTCTTACTCGTATCATTTTGTAATTGCtacatcttttatatcttgtatagtaactatttaattataaatattatttaatactaacgaattaaattaaagaagtagcgtaaatttattacaaaacatTAATAAGATGTATGTAACATTATATTCAAGTCTTTTGTAACTTAATGTATCAGGAGTCATGatgtcaaaaaaattgcacgatatcaactactataattatttacatttgcaGAATTAAAGATGTCTTTTTCAAGAAGAAGAGAATCGAACTACGTGTCCATTGTGTGATCTCGggttataaagaataaatgttttaatgtaaGTTTTTGTATCAAAATTTACTGGTGTTTGCAACATTGTAAGATTGTTTATTTAACTGTAATGTAAAAGCAAAACTTTCTTTATCCTACAATTGCTACCGAGTCAGTTATCCATCacaaataaatcataatttatctaGCGTATATCCTGAATAGTTTCATTTTTAAGGGACGAAGCAGGCCACGATGACGGAATCTCGCTCAATTTGCTGGGTGGTAAAGCATACACCCTGCCCGCAGGGTCGTGCGTCATGGTCTTACTGCTCTGAAAAGTAAAGAATGCTGCTAAACCATTGCAGCACAAtcagttgaaaaaaaaaaaaaaaaaaatcgcgcaTTCAATCGCGTCGTaagaataaaagtttgaaGCGTCCAGAGCGTCAATAGTGTAAGTCAAATTGTAAGGATCGAACTTCGATAGGGGAATCGACAAAGTGTGAAATGTGCCAACAAATATATtggtttaaatatttatctatctcgATATTTCTTCCTTCGCGGATATAATCATATCCTTGTATCATTGTTGTTTAACTTGTTTCATcacaattttcttaaattaaattctcaatTGTCATAAATTGACTTAAGCGCAGTATACTACCTAATCCAATTCGCTTAAACTACACAAAGTGAGCGAAAGAACTTCTAACAACAtagattacattaatattccCTTACGGTATTCTCGTATTATCGAACTTCCTCTTTGAATCGTCGGGACTTACACCAATCCACTCTAGGCCTTCCGTACGCTCGAGGTTGCTTGACGTGTGCTTAACACGAGTTTGGGCATCACCTGCTGCGCCCTCGAATTTGCGACGACGGTGGCATACGTGGCCTGCTGAGAACACGTTCGCATATGAACCGACCAATGTGACTGTTGACACGGATAATCGCAATAAGCCGTGTTCCAGCAACAGTAAAACATCGCTTCCCGTCCACATTTGGCGCACCACTGCTTTCGCTTCGTCTCCTCGATACATCGAAGCTTCTCCTCTTCGGCCTCTTTGCGAGCTTCCTCGAGCGATCGCAACTTTTCTGCCTCTAGACTCGCACGCATTTCGCGCAGGGTACGATctggaattatttaataaccaTAGTTTTCCATAGTGTTTTTATagtgaaaaaattcaaaggaggagggggggggggaattaACATACCAGTGTTGTGTTTCAATTCGGCCAACTGTTGTTGATGCTTCCATTTCAGGTGTTCCATTTGCATCTTCAGAAAGTATATCCCCTGACAATTTTCAGCAGAGCCGTTTTCACCGTTAATATAGGGCTGAGCCGCCTCCTTGTACGCCTCTTCCATCAACTGGCCCATTCTTCTCGCGAGCTCGTTCGCATTTTGATACAAACGCGCGCTAATCGGTCCGGCTTGCGGAGGCAGTAGTTGATAAGTGGGAGATGTTTCTTGCTTATTCGGAGAAATCTGGATAATCTCGTCTGTATTGAACAACGGACGTGGAGTCATGTTTTGTAGATTACGTGGTTTGCTGGGGAAAGTTTTCCTAGCTttactttccttttttaaaaGTGAGTTGTGCTCTTTCGTCACAGAAGACACGTCCTTGTTGCTCTGACAGTCGATTGTCGACGGTGAAGCTTGTTTCGCAGCTTCTGTCTTTCCGTTATTCACCACAAAAAGCACAACGGATTTATCCGCTACAGGATTGAGTATATTTGgcgacgaagacgacgacgacgacgatgaaaTAGTGTGACTAATCTTCGCACTCGGCGTCGTTGAAATCGGTGATAACGTTATGTCAATCTCGGGCATCTTTTGAACACTCGACAATGAATCTTTGTTGCTTAACAGCGATGCCCTGTTCATTATCATGGTCATATTCGCGCTCGGCGAATTCGGTGACGAcaatttctcattttctttaCTCGCGAAAATAGATTTCAGCGCTTTCTCTGCGTTTAGTTTATcgaccattctcgtttttggTTTGTAGACTTTACTGCTCTTCACGACGCTCTTCGACGCGTTTTCCGTTTGCGAGAACGCCAACTTGGGGTTGATGATATTCTTCAAAAGACTTCTTTTTTGAGTACGCGTCGTGTTGGATACTTCATTAGCCGGCGGTGTCGAAGGCTTAGGCGAATTATCTGTGGACGATTTTGTTGTGTCGTCCTTCAATTTTggcgaattatttttctctgagATATGTTTATTAAGATTAGAAGTCGTTGTACTACTACTTCCAGGGACATTATTCGTAACCAAATTATTTACTCGAGACACTAACGCCTTTGCATTTCTcgatttctcattttttatcgttttattttgAGCAACTGTTTCAACtggaattttctttttcaatttattatcattgtttaAATTCGTCTGCAAGTTTTGAGTATCCTTAACGTCAACGATATCtgttttttgtacttttggTGTCGTAGTTTCGCTCGCTTTTTCATGTTTATCATCGTTTACGTTTCCTTTCGAACTAGTGTTTGTTTCGCCACTATCGATTGACTCATCATTCGGCGATTTCTCTTTAATCGGAGGATTCCGTCTTCTCAAAGGCGTCTTTTTCTTTGGAGTCACAGAGGGTTCagaattggaaaaataattgttaggTTCAAGCGGATCGTAATTCGGCAGCATCAGCTTTATCTGCATCGGATCATTCGGGTTGTACTGCACTTTGGGCGGCGCAAACTTAAATTGACCGTACATAAGCGCGAGCTTTCTACAATGTCGAGTGATTTCACGCACGCATTCATCCATGTCGGATTTTCGTTTACGTGGAGACGGCGCAGGTGGTTCCTCAGAGTACAGATAAAGATCCTTCGGTGGTACCCAAGCGCGATCGTGCTCGCCGAAGAAGCGTACGTCTACGAATCCCTGAGAATTGACGCGTGGCATCGCCTTTGCCGGCCAGAACGGGAAACCCTTTAATTTCGCCCACACAAGCGGATGCGGTCGACGACAAGGCTCGATGAACCACGTCGGTTGAGGCCTCGGCAAATTTCGGCCATGCGCGTAACAATCGGGACAGGCCTCGATCTCCGAGACCTCCTGACGAGCTACTTTGATGATCTGCTTTGCCGCGTTTGTCAGCTTTAATGTGTCCGCATAAACACCACCACCTGCAAGATAGATATCGATATTGTCTACtcttaatatttagaaatttaaagttagattagattagacacagaatttaaaaacaagTGCAACAAGTAAACATACAAGTGTTGAACACGATGCAATTATGTTGGATCCATTTCGCGTCAGCCATAAACGCGTCAGTGCTGCCATAGAGCTTGGCTCGCACGTTCGATTCCAAGAGGCTCAAATCCATTGGCTTGACGACGTAATCCAGATAGTTTGGCACTTCCGCAAGGTCCACTGGTTTGGAAAATGGTTCAGACTGTGCATcggaaataaaagagatatttagaaataaatatttattatatataatgtaataatattcacatattatgcatgtatttaatgaaaagtgATTAAGTACGTACACCAGGATAGTCGCGCAATCTCTCGACCACGTGTTTGAGCAACATGCACAATTGATCCACGGATAATTGTGCCATGGCCAGAGAACGCGTCACGGCATTCTCGGCTTTCAAGATGGTCGCACATTCCCCGCATATCCATTTCTCCAAAGAAGACGGCATGCCACCTATACATTTACGATGCCACGAGCGAGGACACGCGGTGCAATGAGCATCGACGTTTTCCTTGTGACATCGCCAACAGAATTGGTCGCTTgtgttctttttcttcctcttgcTCCTGGTGTTGTCCTCAACAGAAGATTCCGTTGTCGTCAAAACGCTAGAAATATTAACACTTCTCTCTTCATATTCaagatataatatctataatttcatttgttttatacatcaattataaatcaagtatcaattgtttttataaagatttaaatgcaattttcccatgaaaatatattatactaaccTTAAAGATTTTCGCTTTCGTTTTAAGGCAGATCCTACTTTTGTCACAGAATCTTTATCatcttcatttttaatatctttcttttcatcCGTCTTTTGAGAATC is part of the Anoplolepis gracilipes chromosome 2, ASM4749672v1, whole genome shotgun sequence genome and harbors:
- the Zmynd8 gene encoding uncharacterized protein Zmynd8 isoform X5; its protein translation is MASHESCEEPVKKSVAADKIDTTEKADEKEPSINLSVKQDNEPTNAVDTEDKKNLTLNVSNECTNVQEKDTKDVESESKPNPNSQTPVTVKNELDDSEANKKKQEVQNVDKKQETSNADSQKTDEKKDIKNEDDKDSVTKVGSALKRKRKSLSVNISSVLTTTESSVEDNTRSKRKKKNTSDQFCWRCHKENVDAHCTACPRSWHRKCIGGMPSSLEKWICGECATILKAENAVTRSLAMAQLSVDQLCMLLKHVVERLRDYPGSEPFSKPVDLAEVPNYLDYVVKPMDLSLLESNVRAKLYGSTDAFMADAKWIQHNCIVFNTYNIDIYLAGGGVYADTLKLTNAAKQIIKVARQEVSEIEACPDCYAHGRNLPRPQPTWFIEPCRRPHPLVWAKLKGFPFWPAKAMPRVNSQGFVDVRFFGEHDRAWVPPKDLYLYSEEPPAPSPRKRKSDMDECVREITRHCRKLALMYGQFKFAPPKVQYNPNDPMQIKLMLPNYDPLEPNNYFSNSEPSVTPKKKTPLRRRNPPIKEKSPNDESIDSGETNTSSKGNVNDDKHEKASETTTPKVQKTDIVDVKDTQNLQTNLNNDNKLKKKIPVETVAQNKTIKNEKSRNAKALVSRVNNLVTNNVPGSSSTTTSNLNKHISEKNNSPKLKDDTTKSSTDNSPKPSTPPANEVSNTTRTQKRSLLKNIINPKLAFSQTENASKSVVKSSKVYKPKTRMVDKLNAEKALKSIFASKENEKLSSPNSPSANMTMIMNRASLLSNKDSLSSVQKMPEIDITLSPISTTPSAKISHTISSSSSSSSSPNILNPVADKSVVLFVVNNGKTEAAKQASPSTIDCQSNKDVSSVTKEHNSLLKKESKARKTFPSKPRNLQNMTPRPLFNTDEIIQISPNKQETSPTYQLLPPQAGPISARLYQNANELARRMGQLMEEAYKEAAQPYINGENGSAENCQGIYFLKMQMEHLKWKHQQQLAELKHNTDRTLREMRASLEAEKLRSLEEARKEAEEEKLRCIEETKRKQWCAKCGREAMFYCCWNTAYCDYPCQQSHWSVHMRTCSQQATYATVVANSRAQQVMPKLVLSTRQATSSVRKA
- the Zmynd8 gene encoding uncharacterized protein Zmynd8 isoform X6, producing the protein MASHESCEEPVKKSVAADKIDTTEKADEKEPSINLSVKQDNEPTNAVDTEDKKNLTLNVSNECTNVQEKDTKDVESESKPNPNSQTPVTVKNELDDSEANKKKQEVQNVDKKQETSNADSQKTDEKKDIKNEDDKDSVTKVGSALKRKRKSLSVNISSVLTTTESSVEDNTRSKRKKKNTSDQFCWRCHKENVDAHCTACPRSWHRKCIGGMPSSLEKWICGECATILKAENAVTRSLAMAQLSVDQLCMLLKHVVERLRDYPGSEPFSKPVDLAEVPNYLDYVVKPMDLSLLESNVRAKLYGSTDAFMADAKWIQHNCIVFNTYNIDIYLAGGGVYADTLKLTNAAKQIIKVARQEVSEIEACPDCYAHGRNLPRPQPTWFIEPCRRPHPLVWAKLKGFPFWPAKAMPRVNSQGFVDVRFFGEHDRAWVPPKDLYLYSEEPPAPSPRKRKSDMDECVREITRHCRKLALMYGQFKFAPPKVQYNPNDPMQIKLMLPNYDPLEPNNYFSNSEPSVTPKKKTPLRRRNPPIKEKSPNDESIDSGETNTSSKGNVNDDKHEKASETTTPKVQKTDIVDVKDTQNLQTNLNNDNKLKKKIPVETVAQNKTIKNEKSRNAKALVSRVNNLVTNNVPGSSSTTTSNLNKHISEKNNSPKLKDDTTKSSTDNSPKPSTPPANEVSNTTRTQKRSLLKNIINPKLAFSQTENASKSVVKSSKVYKPKTRMVDKLNAEKALKSIFASKENEKLSSPNSPSANMTMIMNRASLLSNKDSLSSVQKMPEIDITLSPISTTPSAKISHTISSSSSSSSSPNILNPVADKSVVLFVVNNGKTEAAKQASPSTIDCQSNKDVSSVTKEHNSLLKKESKARKTFPSKPRNLQNMTPRPLFNTDEIIQISPNKQETSPTYQLLPPQAGPISARLYQNANELARRMGQLMEEAYKEAAQPYINGENGSAENCQGIYFLKMQMEHLKWKHQQQLAELKHNTDRTLREMRASLEAEKLRSLEEARKEAEEEKLRCIEETKRKQWCAKCGREAMFYCCWNTAYCDYPCQQSHWSVHMRTCSQQATYATVVANSRAQQHSLLFRAVRP
- the Zmynd8 gene encoding uncharacterized protein Zmynd8 isoform X4; this encodes MASHESCEEPVKKSVAADKIDTTEKADEKEPSINLSVKQDNEPTNAVDTEDKKNLTLNVSNECTNVQEKDTKDVESESKPNPNSQTPVTVKNELDDSEANKKKQEVQNVDKKQETSNADSQKTDEKKDIKNEDDKDSVTKVGSALKRKRKSLSVLTTTESSVEDNTRSKRKKKNTSDQFCWRCHKENVDAHCTACPRSWHRKCIGGMPSSLEKWICGECATILKAENAVTRSLAMAQLSVDQLCMLLKHVVERLRDYPGSEPFSKPVDLAEVPNYLDYVVKPMDLSLLESNVRAKLYGSTDAFMADAKWIQHNCIVFNTCGGVYADTLKLTNAAKQIIKVARQEVSEIEACPDCYAHGRNLPRPQPTWFIEPCRRPHPLVWAKLKGFPFWPAKAMPRVNSQGFVDVRFFGEHDRAWVPPKDLYLYSEEPPAPSPRKRKSDMDECVREITRHCRKLALMYGQFKFAPPKVQYNPNDPMQIKLMLPNYDPLEPNNYFSNSEPSVTPKKKTPLRRRNPPIKEKSPNDESIDSGETNTSSKGNVNDDKHEKASETTTPKVQKTDIVDVKDTQNLQTNLNNDNKLKKKIPVETVAQNKTIKNEKSRNAKALVSRVNNLVTNNVPGSSSTTTSNLNKHISEKNNSPKLKDDTTKSSTDNSPKPSTPPANEVSNTTRTQKRSLLKNIINPKLAFSQTENASKSVVKSSKVYKPKTRMVDKLNAEKALKSIFASKENEKLSSPNSPSANMTMIMNRASLLSNKDSLSSVQKMPEIDITLSPISTTPSAKISHTISSSSSSSSSPNILNPVADKSVVLFVVNNGKTEAAKQASPSTIDCQSNKDVSSVTKEHNSLLKKESKARKTFPSKPRNLQNMTPRPLFNTDEIIQISPNKQETSPTYQLLPPQAGPISARLYQNANELARRMGQLMEEAYKEAAQPYINGENGSAENCQGIYFLKMQMEHLKWKHQQQLAELKHNTDRTLREMRASLEAEKLRSLEEARKEAEEEKLRCIEETKRKQWCAKCGREAMFYCCWNTAYCDYPCQQSHWSVHMRTCSQQATYATVVANSRAQQSSKTMTHDPAGRVYALPPSKLSEIPSSWPASSLKNETIQDIR
- the Zmynd8 gene encoding uncharacterized protein Zmynd8 isoform X3 codes for the protein MASHESCEEPVKKSVAADKIDTTEKADEKEPSINLSVKQDNEPTNAVDTEDKKNLTLNVSNECTNVQEKDTKDVESESKPNPNSQTPVTVKNELDDSEANKKKQEVQNVDKKQETSNADSQKTDEKKDIKNEDDKDSVTKVGSALKRKRKSLSVNISSVLTTTESSVEDNTRSKRKKKNTSDQFCWRCHKENVDAHCTACPRSWHRKCIGGMPSSLEKWICGECATILKAENAVTRSLAMAQLSVDQLCMLLKHVVERLRDYPGSEPFSKPVDLAEVPNYLDYVVKPMDLSLLESNVRAKLYGSTDAFMADAKWIQHNCIVFNTCGGVYADTLKLTNAAKQIIKVARQEVSEIEACPDCYAHGRNLPRPQPTWFIEPCRRPHPLVWAKLKGFPFWPAKAMPRVNSQGFVDVRFFGEHDRAWVPPKDLYLYSEEPPAPSPRKRKSDMDECVREITRHCRKLALMYGQFKFAPPKVQYNPNDPMQIKLMLPNYDPLEPNNYFSNSEPSVTPKKKTPLRRRNPPIKEKSPNDESIDSGETNTSSKGNVNDDKHEKASETTTPKVQKTDIVDVKDTQNLQTNLNNDNKLKKKIPVETVAQNKTIKNEKSRNAKALVSRVNNLVTNNVPGSSSTTTSNLNKHISEKNNSPKLKDDTTKSSTDNSPKPSTPPANEVSNTTRTQKRSLLKNIINPKLAFSQTENASKSVVKSSKVYKPKTRMVDKLNAEKALKSIFASKENEKLSSPNSPSANMTMIMNRASLLSNKDSLSSVQKMPEIDITLSPISTTPSAKISHTISSSSSSSSSPNILNPVADKSVVLFVVNNGKTEAAKQASPSTIDCQSNKDVSSVTKEHNSLLKKESKARKTFPSKPRNLQNMTPRPLFNTDEIIQISPNKQETSPTYQLLPPQAGPISARLYQNANELARRMGQLMEEAYKEAAQPYINGENGSAENCQGIYFLKMQMEHLKWKHQQQLAELKHNTDRTLREMRASLEAEKLRSLEEARKEAEEEKLRCIEETKRKQWCAKCGREAMFYCCWNTAYCDYPCQQSHWSVHMRTCSQQATYATVVANSRAQQSSKTMTHDPAGRVYALPPSKLSEIPSSWPASSLKNETIQDIR
- the Zmynd8 gene encoding uncharacterized protein Zmynd8 isoform X1; translated protein: MASHESCEEPVKKSVAADKIDTTEKADEKEPSINLSVKQDNEPTNAVDTEDKKNLTLNVSNECTNVQEKDTKDVESESKPNPNSQTPVTVKNELDDSEANKKKQEVQNVDKKQETSNADSQKTDEKKDIKNEDDKDSVTKVGSALKRKRKSLSVNISSVLTTTESSVEDNTRSKRKKKNTSDQFCWRCHKENVDAHCTACPRSWHRKCIGGMPSSLEKWICGECATILKAENAVTRSLAMAQLSVDQLCMLLKHVVERLRDYPGSEPFSKPVDLAEVPNYLDYVVKPMDLSLLESNVRAKLYGSTDAFMADAKWIQHNCIVFNTYNIDIYLAGGGVYADTLKLTNAAKQIIKVARQEVSEIEACPDCYAHGRNLPRPQPTWFIEPCRRPHPLVWAKLKGFPFWPAKAMPRVNSQGFVDVRFFGEHDRAWVPPKDLYLYSEEPPAPSPRKRKSDMDECVREITRHCRKLALMYGQFKFAPPKVQYNPNDPMQIKLMLPNYDPLEPNNYFSNSEPSVTPKKKTPLRRRNPPIKEKSPNDESIDSGETNTSSKGNVNDDKHEKASETTTPKVQKTDIVDVKDTQNLQTNLNNDNKLKKKIPVETVAQNKTIKNEKSRNAKALVSRVNNLVTNNVPGSSSTTTSNLNKHISEKNNSPKLKDDTTKSSTDNSPKPSTPPANEVSNTTRTQKRSLLKNIINPKLAFSQTENASKSVVKSSKVYKPKTRMVDKLNAEKALKSIFASKENEKLSSPNSPSANMTMIMNRASLLSNKDSLSSVQKMPEIDITLSPISTTPSAKISHTISSSSSSSSSPNILNPVADKSVVLFVVNNGKTEAAKQASPSTIDCQSNKDVSSVTKEHNSLLKKESKARKTFPSKPRNLQNMTPRPLFNTDEIIQISPNKQETSPTYQLLPPQAGPISARLYQNANELARRMGQLMEEAYKEAAQPYINGENGSAENCQGIYFLKMQMEHLKWKHQQQLAELKHNTDRTLREMRASLEAEKLRSLEEARKEAEEEKLRCIEETKRKQWCAKCGREAMFYCCWNTAYCDYPCQQSHWSVHMRTCSQQATYATVVANSRAQQSSKTMTHDPAGRVYALPPSKLSEIPSSWPASSLKNETIQDIR
- the Zmynd8 gene encoding uncharacterized protein Zmynd8 isoform X2; this translates as MASHESCEEPVKKSVAADKIDTTEKADEKEPSINLSVKQDNEPTNAVDTEDKKNLTLNVSNECTNVQEKDTKDVESESKPNPNSQTPVTVKNELDDSEANKKKQEVQNVDKKQETSNADSQKTDEKKDIKNEDDKDSVTKVGSALKRKRKSLSVLTTTESSVEDNTRSKRKKKNTSDQFCWRCHKENVDAHCTACPRSWHRKCIGGMPSSLEKWICGECATILKAENAVTRSLAMAQLSVDQLCMLLKHVVERLRDYPGSEPFSKPVDLAEVPNYLDYVVKPMDLSLLESNVRAKLYGSTDAFMADAKWIQHNCIVFNTYNIDIYLAGGGVYADTLKLTNAAKQIIKVARQEVSEIEACPDCYAHGRNLPRPQPTWFIEPCRRPHPLVWAKLKGFPFWPAKAMPRVNSQGFVDVRFFGEHDRAWVPPKDLYLYSEEPPAPSPRKRKSDMDECVREITRHCRKLALMYGQFKFAPPKVQYNPNDPMQIKLMLPNYDPLEPNNYFSNSEPSVTPKKKTPLRRRNPPIKEKSPNDESIDSGETNTSSKGNVNDDKHEKASETTTPKVQKTDIVDVKDTQNLQTNLNNDNKLKKKIPVETVAQNKTIKNEKSRNAKALVSRVNNLVTNNVPGSSSTTTSNLNKHISEKNNSPKLKDDTTKSSTDNSPKPSTPPANEVSNTTRTQKRSLLKNIINPKLAFSQTENASKSVVKSSKVYKPKTRMVDKLNAEKALKSIFASKENEKLSSPNSPSANMTMIMNRASLLSNKDSLSSVQKMPEIDITLSPISTTPSAKISHTISSSSSSSSSPNILNPVADKSVVLFVVNNGKTEAAKQASPSTIDCQSNKDVSSVTKEHNSLLKKESKARKTFPSKPRNLQNMTPRPLFNTDEIIQISPNKQETSPTYQLLPPQAGPISARLYQNANELARRMGQLMEEAYKEAAQPYINGENGSAENCQGIYFLKMQMEHLKWKHQQQLAELKHNTDRTLREMRASLEAEKLRSLEEARKEAEEEKLRCIEETKRKQWCAKCGREAMFYCCWNTAYCDYPCQQSHWSVHMRTCSQQATYATVVANSRAQQSSKTMTHDPAGRVYALPPSKLSEIPSSWPASSLKNETIQDIR